A single genomic interval of Colius striatus isolate bColStr4 chromosome 9, bColStr4.1.hap1, whole genome shotgun sequence harbors:
- the LOC104562769 gene encoding deoxycytidine kinase 2 translates to MSTPAKRHCLSPTSSLDSSFQKRLRKISIEGNIAAGKSTFVRLLEKHSDEWEIIPEPIAKWCNIQTAGDEYEELSTSQKSGGNLLQMLYDKPTRWAYTFQTYACLSRVRAQLKPVSAKLQEAEHPVQFFERSVYSDRYIFASNLFESGNINETEWAIYQDWHTWLLNQFESEIELDGMIYLRTTPQKCMERLQTRGREEEQGIELEYLENLHYKHETWLHERTMRVDFENLKEMPILVLDVNEDFKNDKIKQEYLIDKVKSFLTSL, encoded by the exons ATGTCTACTCCCGCCAAACGGCACTGCCTCAGCCCTACCAGCTCCCTGGACTCCAGCTTCCAAAAGCGCCTGAGGAAGATTTCCATCGAGGGAAATATCG ctgctgggaagtcGACATTTGTCAGGCTACTAGAGAAACACAGTGATGAGTGGGAGATCATCCCTGAACCCATTGCGAAATGGTGCAACATCCAGACAGCTGGAGATGAATATGAG GAACTTTCAACATCTCAGAAGAGTGGAGGAAATCTACTTCAAATGCTGTATGATAAACCCACAAGATGGGCTTATACATTTCAGACTTACGCTTGCTTGAGCCGAGTAAGAGCACAATTAAAACCCGTCTCAGCCAAGCTACAAGAAGCAGAACATCCAGTGCAATTTTTTGAGAGATCCGTGTACAGTGACAG ATACATATTCGCTTCTAATCTGTTTGAGTctggaaatattaatgaaacAGAGTGGGCTATTTATCAGGACTGGCACACATGGCTTTTGAATCAGTTTGAATCTGAGATAGAACTGGATGGCATGATCTACCTAAGAACCACACCTCAG AAATGCATGGAAAGGTTACAGACAAGGGGGAGAGAAGAGGAGCAAGGAATTGAGCTTGAATACTTGGAAAACCTCCACTATAAACATGAAACCTGGCTTCATGAAAGGACTATGAG AGTGGATTTTGAGAATCTTAAAGAGATGCCTATTCTAGTCTTGGATGTTAATGAAGACTTCAAGAACGACAAGATTAAACAGGAGTACCTGATTGATAAG